TCATAATCCTTTGATATGTTGAAAAACTAGACTTGGCACGGTTTCTGCGGTGATTTTTCCACAATTAAGCGTCCATGAATATGAAAGAACCAAAAACCGATGGCAGAAAGCGCGTGCTGGTGGTTGATGCCGATCAAGACTTTCGTCGGTACATAACGGACTGTATCGAAGCCGAGGGCATTTCCTGCATCACGGCTAGTTCCGTTTCAGAGGCGATCGAGGCCCTGGCGCGAAATGAGGTTTCGGTCGTGCTCGTGGATTGGTTCCTGGACCATGTTGCCACTGAAGTGGTGCGGACAGCACGATGCATCTCTGGGTTCATGCCGATAATCGTTATGAGCGGCAAGCCCTACAACGTGAAGATGGATGCTCTGTTGGCCGATGCGGACGAATTTTTGGAAAAGGCCCTAGGGGGCAGCGCCCTGGCAACCCGGGTCAATCGTTGGATGGGCCGATTGGAAGCCGCTCCCGATGTCTTCCTGCCCCGGCGCGAGGAGGACATCCTGCTGCTGGATGAGGTCAAGTACCGCTACATCCGGCATGTCGTTCAACTCGTGGGCAATAACATTTCGCTGGCGGCGCAGAAGCTCGGGGTTCACCGCCAAACGATTTCCGCAGCCATGACGGCCGAGGGGGACGATGAGGGCAAGGTTTATAACGGCGCGGAGCCAATCAAGCTCGCAACAACCCGAGCAGGAAGTGGGACAAATGATCGAGAATAGACAACCCGTTTCAGCAGGCTTCAACCCAGTGCACACCGGTGGAGCTGAGGCGCCTTGGGTTGGGCGCGATTTGAGAGCGGAACAAGGCGAGGGTCGCGGCGCGCGCATACTCATCGCGGAGGATGAGGCGCCTCTCCGCGAGTATTTGCGCATGATGCTCGAACTGGAAGGGCATCAGGTCACCGAGGCCAGCAATGGGGCCGAGGCGCTGAACTTATTCCACATCGGTGAGTTCCACCTTGTCCTCACGGACTTCGACATGCCGGTGATGCAGGGCAACGAGCTTGCGGCCGCCATCAAGCTATTGGCTCCGTCGCTGCCGATCCTGATGATCACTGGCTCTTGGAGTGCCCGTCGCGACGCCAGCAATCCGGTGGACGCCCTCCTGGCCAAGCCCTTCACGGGGCCTGAGCTGCTCTGCGCCCTCGGAAAGCTCTTGTCGGCCCGGCCAGAACCCGCTCAGCCCAGCGTCATTCGGACTTCGGAGAGTCCCTCCTCAACTTTCGCCCCGGAGGATGAAATGGTTGCCCACCTGCAGGCGTGACGGCACTTGAGGCGTTTCGACAACGCCCGTTCCGCACGCTAAACCTTTCGCCATGAAAGTCGCTTTGGCTCCAACGCTGGAGAATGCAGCCTCCGCCAAAGGGATAGGAAACTGAGAGAATATGCTGTACCTTTCCTCCAGGTATGAACAAGGGGCCCACCATCCGGCCTCCAGAATCACTATAATGAGCAGCGCGCGGAGAAGAGCATCCCCGATTGCAGTGCCGAAGGCTTTGAGCGGCGAATTATGAGAGAGGGTCGGCATACGCTGGCTTCGTCCGTTTGTGTTTGGCAATCGCGGTGAGCGTCCCCAGCCCAAACAGCAGGAAACTCCCCGGATGGATGGGCATCTTGTTATGGGTTCACGCCCACTATGCCTGAAACATGACATTTCGGAGCCTTGTGTCTCTGACCGTTACGGATACACTGCTCCACGTTCGCCGGTATGCGTATCCTTCCTTATTCTTCAGCGCGTGCTGAGTTTCGAGCTTACGACCCCGACGTTAGAGAGGTTGCGCGGCCGATTCGGGGTGGCGTCCAAAGTGTCGAACCACGGTTGCAGGTTGAGCATGTCGGCAGCACTTCTGTCTCAGGCTGCGGTGGGAAGGGCATCATTGACTTGGCCATTTTATATCCAGAGGGGCTTCTGAACAGCGCGAAGGCGGTTCTCGATGGACTCGGATTTCAGAGGCAGGGCGGCCCGGAGCCATTCCCCGAGAATCGACCCATGCGCCTGGGATGTGTTGAGTACCGTGGCCGTCCGTTTCGCCTTCACGCCCACGTCATCGCTCTGGGATCCGACGAGCATGACGAGATGGTTTGGTTCCGAGAAACAGCTCATTCGTGACTCAGAACTCAGGCAGAGCTATGAAGAGCACAAGAGAGCCATACTGGCGATGGGGATTGATGATTCGCTCGAATACTGCAAGGCAAAGGGACCGTTCGTCAGCGACATGCTCAAAAGGCGACACCCTGTCACCTAGCGGCGGAGTCTGGCGGAAATCATCGTCAAAATCCGCCCTCCCTCGAGCGAAATATCAGGCGCCCTCGAAAAGCGGCGTTACTGCAATCTCAAATCCTGGCAGGAGCTTCGAGCCAGCGGTTTGGCCTGAGGCGCAACGCATGGATAGCTGGTAACGGCCACTTTCCAGGTG
This genomic stretch from Verrucomicrobiia bacterium harbors:
- a CDS encoding response regulator, encoding MKEPKTDGRKRVLVVDADQDFRRYITDCIEAEGISCITASSVSEAIEALARNEVSVVLVDWFLDHVATEVVRTARCISGFMPIIVMSGKPYNVKMDALLADADEFLEKALGGSALATRVNRWMGRLEAAPDVFLPRREEDILLLDEVKYRYIRHVVQLVGNNISLAAQKLGVHRQTISAAMTAEGDDEGKVYNGAEPIKLATTRAGSGTNDRE
- a CDS encoding response regulator — protein: MIENRQPVSAGFNPVHTGGAEAPWVGRDLRAEQGEGRGARILIAEDEAPLREYLRMMLELEGHQVTEASNGAEALNLFHIGEFHLVLTDFDMPVMQGNELAAAIKLLAPSLPILMITGSWSARRDASNPVDALLAKPFTGPELLCALGKLLSARPEPAQPSVIRTSESPSSTFAPEDEMVAHLQA